In the Geovibrio ferrireducens genome, one interval contains:
- a CDS encoding ABC transporter permease: MNTVYDFAYGTWAVFLREMLLLKNKLKKFGFVVYSLVSPLIFLTAFGFGFGSRISFDGVRYEYFLVQGIVCMTSMMNSYNLVMTSVSFGRLYTKSFQNIITSPVSALSVMTGLVMSGILRGVMASVVVMSAGFLLFDVFPFGFYSVVAIFFNLLFFSSLGVMIGLYLKDMEANAMIMNFFIMPMNFFSGTFYPVDNLPSLLNKLVYIFPLTHTNIIIRAVNMDSSVIMSLITLIVLTVAAFLCGVLMLNRYSE, from the coding sequence ATGAACACGGTGTATGACTTTGCTTACGGAACATGGGCTGTTTTTCTTCGGGAAATGCTTCTCCTTAAAAATAAGCTTAAAAAGTTCGGCTTCGTTGTTTACTCCCTTGTATCGCCGCTTATATTTCTTACGGCATTCGGGTTCGGGTTCGGTTCACGCATAAGTTTTGACGGGGTGCGGTATGAGTATTTCCTTGTGCAGGGGATAGTCTGCATGACATCAATGATGAACTCATACAATCTGGTAATGACCTCGGTCAGCTTCGGCAGACTGTACACTAAAAGTTTTCAGAATATCATAACATCCCCGGTTTCAGCGCTTTCTGTTATGACCGGGCTTGTGATGTCGGGCATTCTGCGAGGGGTTATGGCTTCCGTTGTGGTTATGTCTGCGGGGTTTCTGCTGTTTGATGTTTTCCCGTTCGGCTTTTACTCCGTAGTTGCCATATTTTTCAATCTGCTTTTTTTCTCTTCCTTGGGGGTTATGATAGGCCTGTATCTCAAGGATATGGAAGCAAATGCAATGATAATGAATTTCTTTATCATGCCCATGAACTTCTTTTCAGGCACGTTCTACCCTGTCGATAATCTGCCTTCCCTGCTTAATAAGCTGGTCTATATATTTCCGCTCACTCATACGAATATTATTATACGTGCCGTAAACATGGACTCCTCTGTCATTATGTCTCTGATAACCCTGATTGTTCTTACTGTCGCCGCTTTTCTGTGCGGTGTGCTGATGCTTAACCGCTATTCCGAGTGA
- a CDS encoding ExbD/TolR family protein — MINLSMFARKSRSVDMTPMIDMVFLLLIFFLLTSVFAVPSINSDLPASSTEQKTDKLESLVTLKADGRVLVNETEVAPDELEAALTGIISESADKVITLAADREVNFESIVKIMDNAVRAGAVSVEFLTESKSEQ; from the coding sequence GTGATTAATCTCAGCATGTTTGCCCGCAAAAGCAGGTCGGTGGATATGACACCAATGATAGACATGGTGTTTCTTCTTCTGATCTTCTTTCTGCTCACCTCGGTGTTTGCTGTTCCGTCCATTAACTCAGACCTTCCGGCAAGCAGCACAGAGCAGAAAACCGACAAGCTGGAAAGCCTTGTCACTCTCAAGGCGGACGGGCGGGTATTGGTAAATGAAACCGAAGTAGCGCCGGATGAGCTTGAAGCAGCTCTGACAGGCATTATTTCTGAAAGCGCCGATAAGGTGATAACCCTCGCTGCGGACAGAGAGGTCAACTTTGAGTCCATAGTGAAGATCATGGACAACGCGGTGAGAGCCGGAGCTGTATCGGTTGAATTTCTTACGGAGAGCAAGAGTGAGCAATAA
- a CDS encoding ABC transporter ATP-binding protein yields MILKIENLHKSYKNVKAVDGVSFHIRKGEIFGLLGPNGAGKTTVIKMISTLTRPDSGSIEVNGCDVMGDRRGVRQSVAVVPQENNLEGELTVYDNLRVYAALRRVPCSRSAITDVMEHFGIISKKNEPVDKLSGGQKRRVIIARVMLADPELILLDEPTLGLDPSIRREIWNLIAQIKSRGKSILLTTHYTEEAENLCDRVAIMSAGKIKRMGTPEELISETGRYVLETSGSDGCRIFRIVRSRDELDAAVRENGTAGYTVRDARLEDVVVSEGGINEHGV; encoded by the coding sequence TTGATTCTTAAAATAGAAAACCTTCATAAATCTTATAAGAACGTAAAGGCTGTTGACGGAGTGAGCTTTCACATCAGGAAAGGCGAGATCTTCGGCCTTCTCGGACCCAACGGAGCTGGTAAGACAACCGTTATCAAAATGATTTCCACACTGACCAGACCAGATTCGGGCTCCATTGAGGTAAACGGGTGTGATGTAATGGGAGACAGGCGCGGAGTGCGTCAGTCTGTTGCTGTTGTGCCGCAGGAAAACAATCTGGAGGGTGAACTCACCGTTTATGATAATCTGCGTGTTTATGCCGCTCTGCGCAGGGTTCCCTGTTCCCGAAGCGCAATTACGGATGTTATGGAGCATTTCGGCATAATTTCCAAAAAGAATGAGCCGGTGGACAAGCTCTCCGGCGGACAGAAAAGAAGGGTGATAATAGCAAGGGTGATGCTGGCTGATCCGGAGCTTATTCTTCTGGACGAACCCACGCTTGGGCTTGATCCGTCTATCCGCAGGGAAATATGGAACCTGATAGCCCAGATAAAAAGCAGGGGCAAATCCATCCTCCTCACCACTCACTACACGGAAGAAGCGGAAAACCTGTGCGACAGGGTGGCGATTATGTCCGCAGGAAAGATAAAGCGCATGGGTACACCGGAGGAACTGATAAGCGAGACAGGCAGGTATGTTCTTGAAACCAGCGGGTCAGACGGCTGCCGCATTTTCCGCATTGTCCGCAGCAGAGATGAGCTTGATGCCGCCGTAAGAGAAAACGGAACAGCGGGCTACACAGTGAGGGATGCCCGTCTTGAGGATGTTGTGGTGAGCGAAGGGGGAATTAATGAACACGGTGTATGA
- the hutW gene encoding heme anaerobic degradation radical SAM methyltransferase ChuW/HutW, with product MQSWLRYIDDDKRRLIFGNENTAEPAKAYDKKRTVHAGIRGRGVDADKTMSVWQTETGRRPSFKDACVYINIPFCQTKCTYCGFFKNLSDAALIDDYTESLTGEIRSAKDSPLYSHGKVRAVYIGGGTPGTLSARQIESLLKAVGESLPLSNDCEITFETRTYQFGDDKIKACIENGVNRFSLGVQSFDTKARRAIGRVDSGEKVMEMVHKLTELKEACVSLDFIFGLPHQPVETFLNDIQTADCLGIDGMALYQLNVFEGGKMDEGIKSGKTEAVPETARQYEYHTAAYEMLTDMGYSQLSMSHWVNGTLDRSIYNRFTKSGCILHAFGAGAGGRTENYGYFIHPAVTPYNMMRAKGVKPVMGLSEKNLMSGLYEFINGQMDTGILRFDSAERLFGLELKSIFKPLTDSWEKRGLASVGDKTMKLLPAGQFWYVNMTQALLDILEIMHSKGVYEPSVDKIAAQG from the coding sequence ATGCAAAGCTGGCTCAGATACATAGACGATGACAAACGCAGGCTGATATTCGGCAATGAAAACACCGCCGAGCCTGCGAAGGCTTATGACAAAAAACGCACTGTTCACGCCGGAATAAGAGGCAGAGGCGTGGACGCAGATAAAACCATGTCCGTATGGCAGACAGAAACCGGGCGCAGACCTTCCTTTAAGGATGCATGTGTTTATATCAATATTCCCTTCTGCCAGACCAAGTGCACCTACTGCGGCTTCTTCAAGAACCTGTCAGATGCGGCGCTTATTGATGACTACACCGAATCCCTCACGGGGGAGATAAGAAGCGCAAAGGATTCACCTTTGTATTCCCATGGAAAGGTAAGAGCAGTGTACATCGGCGGCGGAACACCGGGAACACTTTCTGCGAGGCAGATAGAGAGCCTGCTGAAAGCGGTGGGCGAAAGTCTGCCTCTTTCTAACGACTGTGAAATAACCTTTGAGACGAGAACTTACCAGTTCGGTGATGATAAGATAAAAGCCTGCATTGAGAACGGAGTTAACCGTTTTTCTCTGGGTGTTCAGTCTTTTGATACCAAGGCGAGACGTGCTATAGGCAGGGTTGATTCCGGCGAAAAGGTTATGGAGATGGTTCATAAGCTCACTGAACTGAAAGAGGCATGCGTTTCCCTCGATTTTATCTTCGGTCTGCCCCACCAGCCTGTGGAAACATTCCTGAATGATATTCAGACAGCCGACTGCCTCGGCATCGACGGTATGGCGCTTTACCAGCTTAATGTCTTCGAGGGCGGGAAGATGGATGAGGGGATAAAAAGCGGAAAAACCGAAGCTGTGCCCGAAACCGCCAGACAGTACGAATACCACACTGCCGCATATGAAATGCTCACTGACATGGGCTATTCGCAGCTTTCTATGTCCCACTGGGTAAACGGAACGCTGGACAGAAGCATCTACAACCGTTTCACAAAATCAGGCTGCATCCTTCACGCTTTCGGTGCGGGAGCAGGCGGAAGAACGGAAAATTACGGTTACTTCATACACCCTGCCGTGACTCCTTACAATATGATGAGAGCAAAAGGGGTTAAGCCTGTAATGGGGCTTTCAGAGAAAAACCTTATGAGCGGACTTTATGAATTTATTAACGGTCAGATGGATACGGGAATCCTCCGTTTTGACTCGGCAGAGAGGCTGTTCGGGCTGGAACTGAAATCAATTTTCAAACCCCTCACCGATTCCTGGGAGAAGCGCGGGCTTGCATCTGTGGGTGATAAAACAATGAAACTGCTTCCAGCGGGGCAGTTCTGGTACGTGAATATGACTCAGGCACTGCTTGATATTCTGGAAATAATGCACAGCAAAGGGGTTTACGAGCCCTCTGTGGACAAAATAGCCGCTCAGGGCTAG
- the hutX gene encoding heme utilization cystosolic carrier protein HutX — MQTEKITDYLSKNQNVPTLFAARELGVSEREILRNIDDDGITEVSGSFFDSAMKEIAGWGAVTVIVTNDSAIIEMKTSVPVGQYARGFFNLHSDESPLGGHISFEEIESIFFVSRPFMGKESHSVQFFDKNGKCSFKVYLGRDACGKVLECQKADFIKLKKRCMA, encoded by the coding sequence ATGCAGACGGAAAAAATCACAGATTATCTTTCCAAAAATCAAAATGTTCCCACACTTTTCGCCGCGCGTGAGCTTGGCGTATCCGAGAGAGAGATTCTGCGCAATATAGATGATGACGGCATAACCGAAGTCAGCGGCAGCTTTTTTGACTCCGCAATGAAAGAAATTGCGGGTTGGGGAGCGGTTACTGTTATTGTAACCAATGACTCGGCAATTATTGAGATGAAAACCTCCGTCCCTGTGGGGCAGTATGCCAGAGGTTTTTTTAATCTGCATTCGGATGAAAGCCCCCTAGGCGGACATATCTCCTTTGAGGAGATAGAGAGTATATTTTTTGTCAGCAGGCCTTTCATGGGTAAGGAGAGCCACTCTGTTCAGTTTTTTGATAAAAACGGCAAATGCTCCTTCAAGGTGTACCTCGGCCGCGATGCATGCGGAAAAGTTCTCGAATGCCAGAAGGCGGATTTTATAAAACTTAAAAAGAGGTGCATGGCATGA
- a CDS encoding flavodoxin domain-containing protein: MKVLIMYASRYGTTAVIADWIAERLMYEGWETKKGEAREAPSSFSGYDLVLMGSGIYANGFLPEMESFIEQRKDELTEVKTAFFGVAMKTESMLVRGKTMGGVQIFEKYAALTQSCIYGEMLHGEMVYAKMTEADRKGMDYFYRMAGFSDLEIAERKKPRSLMNKAEVWAFAENLAKRLMKR, translated from the coding sequence ATGAAAGTGTTGATCATGTACGCAAGCCGCTACGGAACAACGGCGGTGATTGCGGACTGGATAGCCGAAAGGCTTATGTATGAGGGATGGGAGACAAAAAAGGGAGAAGCCCGCGAGGCTCCCTCCTCTTTTTCCGGCTATGATCTCGTCCTGATGGGATCGGGTATTTACGCAAACGGTTTCCTGCCGGAGATGGAGAGCTTCATCGAACAGCGTAAGGATGAACTCACCGAGGTTAAGACGGCATTTTTCGGTGTCGCCATGAAGACCGAGAGCATGCTGGTCAGGGGCAAAACCATGGGCGGTGTGCAGATTTTCGAGAAGTATGCGGCGCTGACGCAGTCATGCATCTACGGTGAAATGCTTCACGGAGAGATGGTCTATGCAAAAATGACCGAAGCGGACAGGAAGGGCATGGATTATTTCTACCGTATGGCAGGTTTCAGCGACCTTGAGATTGCTGAGAGAAAGAAGCCGCGCAGTCTTATGAACAAGGCGGAGGTATGGGCATTTGCCGAGAACCTCGCCAAGCGGCTTATGAAAAGGTAA
- a CDS encoding energy transducer TonB, with amino-acid sequence MSNNNGRVFIGSLLISLLMHGAVLFLVKVEKAPAGQKEPEKITVSLRQTVQAEKPAPVTEPLPEPQPVVKQPKPVKKPLPVSKKPSAVKAPAEQEIHTETKAAETAPAEPVIHTVAVSVPKPAAEKPSMPPQPEFDFEGFKARLTDGMGRNKKYPYAARRRGYEGTVLLKLHIDCEGRLQGLKMVESSGFDILDKEALSLASSVFPIQEKLPEPVTLLIPVNYSLHN; translated from the coding sequence GTGAGCAATAATAACGGGCGTGTTTTCATCGGAAGCCTTCTTATCTCGTTACTGATGCACGGTGCTGTTCTGTTTCTGGTTAAGGTGGAAAAAGCTCCCGCCGGACAGAAAGAACCGGAGAAAATCACCGTAAGTCTGAGACAGACAGTGCAGGCGGAAAAACCTGCGCCAGTCACAGAACCGCTTCCTGAGCCTCAGCCTGTTGTGAAACAGCCGAAACCCGTAAAGAAACCTTTGCCTGTCAGCAAAAAGCCTTCCGCAGTGAAAGCCCCGGCGGAACAGGAGATACACACGGAGACAAAAGCCGCAGAAACCGCCCCAGCGGAACCTGTAATCCATACTGTGGCGGTGAGTGTCCCGAAGCCTGCGGCGGAAAAACCATCTATGCCTCCTCAGCCTGAATTTGACTTTGAAGGGTTCAAGGCACGGCTAACGGACGGAATGGGACGAAACAAGAAATACCCTTACGCAGCAAGGCGCAGAGGGTACGAAGGAACGGTTCTTCTGAAGCTTCATATAGACTGTGAAGGCAGGCTTCAGGGGCTGAAAATGGTGGAGTCCAGCGGGTTTGACATTCTGGATAAAGAGGCGCTTTCTCTTGCCTCGTCGGTTTTTCCCATACAGGAAAAGCTGCCGGAGCCTGTGACTCTCCTGATTCCGGTTAATTACAGCCTTCACAACTGA
- a CDS encoding ABC transporter substrate-binding protein, with protein sequence MKRILLTITALCLLASSAFAFTFKDDAGDSYTFDKTPEKVVVLNSSNLELFIAAGGKPAAYGESGTMPAYLKEYIKGLPSVGKVQSPDIERIVAMKPDLVIGMNFPFHISLKGSLKQAGIPLAVFGVQDRKDLTEKMAVFGQITGKPDTALKKVASIGSEIDKAAKTVGKPSKKVLMVYGTPESFSMALPASFIGEIAELAGGINIAGKDMKGGTGMYSGFVPVSLEYVTMADPDMIFIISHANMGMPSEDSQLTKHPAWSALRAVKNRKVISLPFDTYGINPTVRLGEAVLELSALIYPEKYK encoded by the coding sequence ATGAAGCGTATTCTCTTGACCATTACAGCACTCTGCCTGCTTGCGTCATCCGCATTTGCCTTCACCTTCAAAGATGATGCCGGCGACAGCTACACTTTTGACAAAACACCGGAGAAGGTCGTGGTGCTGAACAGTTCAAACCTTGAGCTTTTCATCGCTGCCGGTGGAAAACCAGCAGCATACGGGGAAAGCGGTACAATGCCTGCATACCTCAAAGAGTATATCAAAGGCCTCCCCTCGGTCGGGAAGGTTCAGAGCCCTGACATTGAGCGTATTGTAGCGATGAAGCCTGATCTGGTGATAGGGATGAATTTCCCGTTCCACATCTCCCTCAAAGGCTCCCTGAAACAGGCAGGAATACCTCTGGCGGTTTTCGGAGTGCAGGACAGGAAGGATCTCACTGAGAAAATGGCGGTATTCGGACAGATAACGGGCAAACCTGACACTGCTCTTAAAAAGGTTGCGTCAATAGGCTCGGAAATTGATAAAGCGGCAAAAACCGTCGGTAAGCCATCGAAAAAGGTACTCATGGTATACGGAACCCCGGAGAGTTTCAGCATGGCGCTTCCCGCCAGTTTCATAGGGGAGATAGCTGAGCTCGCAGGCGGCATAAACATAGCCGGGAAGGATATGAAAGGCGGTACAGGCATGTACAGCGGGTTTGTTCCGGTCAGTCTGGAATATGTGACAATGGCCGACCCCGATATGATCTTCATCATATCCCACGCCAATATGGGAATGCCCTCAGAGGACAGTCAGCTCACTAAGCACCCGGCATGGAGCGCCCTGCGCGCTGTCAAAAACCGCAAAGTGATCAGCCTCCCGTTTGATACCTACGGAATAAACCCCACTGTGCGTCTGGGCGAGGCCGTGCTTGAGCTTTCCGCATTGATTTACCCGGAAAAATATAAATGA
- a CDS encoding Com family DNA-binding transcriptional regulator: MKEEQTVKPADNEKEYRCPNCSKLLMKGDVNLVQIKCPRCKNIVTFKR; the protein is encoded by the coding sequence ATGAAGGAAGAACAGACTGTAAAACCTGCGGACAATGAAAAGGAATACAGATGCCCGAACTGCAGCAAACTTCTGATGAAAGGGGATGTCAACCTTGTCCAGATCAAATGCCCACGCTGCAAAAACATTGTCACATTTAAGAGATAG
- a CDS encoding ABC transporter ATP-binding protein, with protein sequence MMTGCLSVNELRAGYAKKEVLRGVSLCFEKGRITTVIGPNGSGKSTLLKTAGRLLKPFSGQVLLDGKAISEMDDRSIAKKIGILPQSPSAPMDLPVHCLVAFGRTPHHGFMNRYTDEDRDAVNWAIEATGLADKRFKRIGQLSGGERQRAWIAMSLAQKPEILLLDEPTTYLDIHHQFEVLELLSRLNDEHGLTVIMVLHDLNLAAAFSHRITALKDGITVADGAPEDVLCAENISRVFNIRSKIIRINEEGIEKTVAVPLGVRH encoded by the coding sequence ATGATGACCGGATGCCTGAGTGTAAACGAACTGCGTGCCGGATATGCAAAAAAAGAGGTTCTCAGGGGCGTGTCCCTATGTTTTGAAAAGGGGCGGATAACAACTGTCATCGGCCCCAACGGGTCGGGTAAATCCACTCTGCTGAAAACGGCGGGCAGGCTGCTGAAACCCTTTTCAGGTCAGGTTCTCCTTGATGGGAAAGCTATTTCTGAGATGGATGACAGGAGCATAGCAAAAAAGATAGGCATACTGCCGCAGTCGCCTTCAGCGCCTATGGATCTGCCTGTTCACTGTCTTGTGGCGTTCGGGCGCACACCGCATCACGGTTTTATGAACCGCTACACGGATGAGGACAGGGATGCGGTAAACTGGGCTATAGAGGCCACAGGGCTTGCTGACAAGCGCTTTAAACGCATAGGTCAGCTTTCCGGCGGGGAAAGGCAGAGGGCTTGGATAGCCATGTCCCTTGCTCAGAAACCGGAGATTCTACTTCTGGATGAACCTACAACCTATCTGGATATTCACCACCAGTTTGAGGTTCTGGAGCTTTTAAGCAGGCTTAATGATGAGCATGGGCTGACAGTAATCATGGTTCTGCATGATCTGAATCTCGCCGCTGCGTTCAGCCACAGAATAACTGCCCTTAAGGACGGCATAACAGTTGCGGACGGAGCACCGGAAGATGTATTGTGTGCGGAGAATATAAGCCGTGTTTTCAATATCCGCTCAAAAATTATCAGAATAAATGAGGAAGGAATAGAAAAGACAGTGGCCGTCCCCCTCGGAGTAAGACATTGA
- a CDS encoding TonB-dependent receptor plug domain-containing protein, with amino-acid sequence MYRKLFLVLPLLAFSLISASAAEIETEKIKVTATRVEKEMKEVPYTVNVITEEDIRKSGATSLAELLRDIPSVQMTSTGAAGVQRLSLRGESSSRTLIMVDGMKITEQKSMDGTPLLIDVNSIERIEIIKGPGSVLYGSEAIGGAINIITKKGGDRPVQGMLSYTYNTNSDSFNAAASLYGGVKNFYYRAEVSQNDFGKREDSHGDELDGTEYENTNMSLLAGYKNKRFDTGVQYTKYESESDVYVGEIEPPFTDMFMQLPEWNREKYAGWFEYRNPGGFLNKARLDVFTQETYKKFINNMDMVVSMGPITMPMYYRGLTKNTLDTTGFLGQFDFSLSESNLLIAGFEYNTDELNAKDNIQTFGAPVATLTDTDAKQTTISAFVQDEQILGDFILSAGLRYTKVDNEIEKTNNASIPDKDTDDDNIVGSLSLVYTGVKDTALRALYSSGYRTPNLQQLYMGTTHGSSTPTFSNPDLDPETSDNFEIGARFANKAADIDLAVFHTRSEDYITTVTIPYGSSTARMFTNVEKAKTTGAELTAQVFLGDFTPYVNGAYMRRKYELETFSTYKVGSPELTSRFGLRHDAKFGKKFTLNTDIYGRYASKAESESTSGSGEIDTTESYTTLNLALTGSYTYRDGRRIMLGVEALNINNQDYELAMSPIPEPGRHFILKVSADF; translated from the coding sequence ATGTACAGAAAACTGTTTTTAGTGCTTCCTTTGCTTGCATTTTCACTGATTTCTGCTTCCGCTGCGGAGATAGAGACGGAGAAGATAAAAGTAACGGCGACTAGGGTCGAAAAAGAGATGAAAGAAGTTCCTTACACGGTAAACGTAATCACCGAAGAGGATATACGCAAGTCCGGCGCGACAAGCCTTGCAGAGCTTTTAAGGGACATCCCCTCCGTTCAGATGACAAGTACCGGAGCAGCAGGAGTCCAGAGGCTGAGCCTCAGAGGAGAAAGCAGTTCCAGAACACTGATCATGGTGGACGGAATGAAGATTACAGAGCAGAAGTCCATGGACGGAACGCCTCTCTTAATTGATGTCAACAGCATCGAAAGGATAGAGATAATCAAAGGGCCCGGCTCTGTGCTTTACGGTTCGGAGGCCATAGGCGGCGCAATCAATATAATCACCAAAAAGGGCGGCGACAGACCCGTGCAGGGCATGCTGAGCTACACATACAACACAAACAGCGATTCGTTCAATGCGGCAGCTTCACTTTACGGCGGAGTGAAAAACTTCTACTACAGAGCGGAAGTTTCGCAGAATGATTTCGGTAAGCGCGAAGATTCCCACGGTGATGAGCTTGACGGCACGGAATATGAAAACACCAATATGAGCCTTCTTGCAGGGTACAAAAACAAAAGGTTTGATACAGGCGTTCAGTATACCAAGTACGAATCAGAGAGTGATGTTTATGTCGGCGAGATAGAACCGCCGTTTACGGATATGTTCATGCAGCTTCCTGAGTGGAACAGGGAAAAATACGCCGGATGGTTTGAATACCGCAATCCGGGCGGTTTCCTTAACAAAGCAAGACTTGATGTGTTCACACAGGAAACCTACAAAAAATTCATAAACAACATGGACATGGTTGTAAGTATGGGGCCGATTACCATGCCGATGTATTACAGAGGGCTTACTAAAAACACTCTGGATACCACCGGTTTTCTTGGTCAGTTCGATTTTTCGCTTTCAGAGAGTAATCTTCTCATAGCGGGTTTTGAATACAATACGGATGAACTGAATGCCAAGGACAATATACAGACCTTTGGCGCTCCTGTTGCGACCCTGACGGATACCGACGCGAAACAGACCACAATATCGGCGTTCGTGCAGGATGAGCAGATTCTGGGTGATTTCATCCTCAGTGCCGGACTCCGCTACACCAAGGTGGATAACGAAATTGAGAAAACAAACAACGCAAGCATCCCCGATAAGGACACTGACGATGATAATATAGTCGGCAGTCTTTCTCTGGTTTATACCGGGGTAAAAGACACAGCTCTGCGCGCGCTGTATTCCAGCGGTTACAGAACTCCTAACCTTCAGCAGCTTTATATGGGCACAACACATGGCAGCAGCACACCAACATTCTCAAACCCGGATCTTGATCCTGAAACCTCGGACAACTTTGAGATAGGTGCAAGATTTGCCAACAAAGCGGCAGATATAGACCTTGCCGTGTTCCATACGAGATCAGAAGATTATATAACAACAGTAACAATACCTTACGGTTCTTCCACCGCCCGCATGTTCACCAATGTTGAAAAGGCGAAAACCACAGGAGCGGAACTCACTGCACAGGTATTTCTGGGCGATTTCACCCCTTATGTTAACGGTGCTTACATGAGGCGCAAATATGAGCTTGAAACATTCAGTACATATAAGGTCGGTTCTCCGGAGCTTACTTCAAGGTTCGGTCTGCGTCATGATGCGAAATTCGGAAAGAAATTCACGCTGAATACTGATATTTACGGCCGCTACGCATCCAAAGCCGAATCCGAGTCCACCTCAGGCAGCGGCGAGATAGATACCACCGAATCCTACACCACGCTTAACCTTGCTCTCACAGGCTCGTACACCTACAGGGACGGAAGAAGGATAATGCTGGGAGTGGAAGCACTTAACATCAATAATCAGGACTATGAGCTTGCTATGTCGCCGATTCCCGAACCGGGGAGACATTTCATTCTCAAAGTTTCCGCAGATTTCTAA
- a CDS encoding FecCD family ABC transporter permease: protein MKYDAVTDPETRKRFLTAFLGAGLLLCGLILSIAKGSVGISPGDFFAVFTSADANQGIYQVIMNIRLPRILVGGLVGINLALSGAILQSILKNPLADPGIIGISAGAGLAAMTVMILFPSQSAVVPPAAFLGAVGAALIIYFIAYDGGAHTLRLVLAGVALSAFLGAFMSALTVLFSDRVQGTVNWMAGALNGKSWNHFYMVLPYSAVGLFGAVFGAKYLNILALGDDIARGLGLNVERAKFMLTILAALLAASAVSAVGLLGFVGLIIPHITRLIIGSDNRFLIPFSALFGAVTVIFADTAARTLFSPYELPVGILMAFLGAPFFLYLLTRGIK, encoded by the coding sequence ATGAAATATGATGCTGTAACCGATCCCGAAACCAGAAAACGCTTTCTCACCGCCTTTCTCGGTGCTGGGCTCCTTCTTTGCGGGCTTATTCTCAGTATCGCAAAAGGCTCTGTGGGCATCAGCCCCGGAGACTTTTTTGCGGTATTCACCTCCGCAGATGCGAATCAGGGCATATATCAGGTGATAATGAACATCCGTCTGCCGCGCATTCTGGTAGGCGGACTTGTTGGGATAAACCTTGCTCTTTCCGGAGCCATACTCCAGTCAATACTCAAAAACCCGCTGGCTGATCCCGGCATAATAGGAATTTCCGCCGGAGCGGGGCTCGCCGCCATGACGGTTATGATTCTGTTTCCGTCCCAGTCGGCTGTGGTTCCTCCTGCGGCTTTTCTGGGGGCGGTGGGCGCCGCTCTTATAATCTATTTTATTGCTTATGACGGCGGAGCGCACACACTGCGCCTTGTGCTAGCGGGTGTTGCGCTTTCAGCATTTCTCGGAGCTTTTATGTCCGCCCTGACAGTGCTTTTCAGCGACAGGGTTCAGGGCACGGTAAACTGGATGGCAGGAGCGCTGAACGGAAAAAGCTGGAACCATTTCTACATGGTTCTCCCTTATTCCGCGGTGGGGCTTTTCGGTGCTGTATTCGGGGCAAAATATCTTAATATTCTCGCTCTTGGCGATGACATAGCCCGCGGTCTGGGGCTTAATGTGGAGAGAGCAAAATTTATGCTTACCATTCTGGCCGCTCTCCTTGCCGCATCAGCAGTTTCGGCAGTCGGTCTTCTGGGGTTTGTGGGGCTGATTATTCCTCATATAACAAGACTTATAATCGGCTCAGACAACAGGTTTCTCATTCCGTTCAGCGCTCTTTTCGGCGCAGTGACCGTAATATTTGCGGACACGGCTGCAAGAACACTCTTTTCTCCATACGAACTGCCTGTGGGCATACTGATGGCATTTCTGGGTGCGCCGTTCTTCCTTTATCTTCTCACAAGAGGCATAAAATGA